From a region of the Streptomyces venezuelae genome:
- a CDS encoding ArsA-related P-loop ATPase, translating to MSRLQVVSGKGGTGKTTVAAALALALAREGGRTLLVEVEGRQGLAQLFGAEALPYEERKIAVAPGGGGEVYALAIDAERALLDYLQMFYKLGSAGRALKKLGAIDFATTIAPGLRDVLLTGKACEAVRRKDKSGRFVYDHVIMDAPPTGRITRFLNVNDEVAGLARFGPIHNQAQAVMKVLKSPETAVHLVTLLEEMPVQETADGIEELRRAGLPVGRVVVNMVRPHHLDEDTLRTAAGDHRAGVAKSLSRAGLGGARRGGLAERLVDPLLTQAAEHASRVELERAQRAVLAGLDLPTYELPLLGAGMDLAGLYALAKELRKQSVAE from the coding sequence GTGAGCAGGCTCCAGGTGGTCAGCGGCAAGGGCGGCACCGGCAAGACCACGGTCGCCGCGGCACTCGCGCTTGCCCTCGCACGCGAGGGCGGCCGGACTCTTCTGGTGGAGGTCGAGGGCAGGCAGGGGCTCGCGCAGCTCTTCGGCGCCGAGGCACTCCCCTACGAGGAACGGAAGATCGCCGTGGCGCCCGGCGGGGGCGGTGAGGTCTACGCGCTCGCCATCGACGCCGAACGGGCACTGCTGGACTACCTCCAGATGTTCTACAAGCTCGGTTCGGCCGGCCGCGCGCTCAAGAAGCTCGGCGCCATCGACTTCGCGACGACGATCGCGCCGGGACTGCGCGACGTGCTGCTGACCGGCAAGGCGTGCGAGGCCGTGCGGCGCAAGGACAAGAGCGGCCGGTTCGTCTACGACCACGTCATCATGGACGCGCCGCCGACCGGCCGGATCACCCGCTTCCTGAACGTCAACGACGAGGTGGCGGGCCTGGCCCGGTTCGGGCCGATCCACAACCAGGCCCAGGCCGTCATGAAGGTCCTGAAGTCCCCCGAGACCGCCGTGCACCTGGTCACCCTGCTGGAGGAGATGCCCGTCCAGGAGACCGCGGACGGCATCGAGGAACTGCGCCGCGCCGGACTTCCGGTCGGACGGGTCGTCGTGAACATGGTCCGGCCGCACCACCTGGACGAGGACACCCTGCGCACCGCGGCCGGCGACCACCGCGCCGGGGTGGCGAAGTCGCTGTCCCGGGCGGGCCTCGGCGGCGCGCGGCGCGGCGGGCTGGCCGAGCGGCTGGTGGACCCGCTGCTCACGCAGGCTGCCGAGCACGCGAGCCGGGTGGAGCTGGAGCGCGCGCAGCGCGCCGTACTGGCGGGGCTGGACCTGCCGACGTACGAACTGCCCCTGCTCGGCGCGGGGATGGATCTGGCCGGGCTGTACGCGCTGGCCAAGGAGTTGCGGAAGCAGTCGGTGGCCGAATGA